One genomic region from Aliarcobacter cryaerophilus ATCC 43158 encodes:
- a CDS encoding SulP family inorganic anion transporter: protein MVQKYFKKDEWFSNIKADSISGLVVALALIPEAIAFSIIAGVDPKIGLYASFCIAVVISFVGGRPAMISAATGAMALLMVTLVKEHGLQYLLAATILTGVIQIILGYLGVAKLMSFVARAVVIGFVNALAILIFMAQLPELTDVTWHVYALTAVGLGIIYLFPYIPKIGKMLPSPLVTIIVLTIFVYFVGWDVRNVADMGELPDTLPIFLWPEVPLTLETLWIILPYSLALAVVGLLESFMTTTIVDELTDTSSDKTREAKGQGVANIASGCIGGMAGCAMIGQSIINVKSGGRGRLSTFLAGFYLLIMVVFLSDIISIIPMAALVAVMIMVSIGTFDWASIKNLKTLPLSTNIVMLSTVVVTVYTHNLALGVITGVLFASLFFANKISHFMSCETSYNENKSIKTYKFIGQVFFNSADKFYDSINFKEVLDRVIIDVSRAHFWDISAVYALDKVVIKLRREGAIVEVIGQNEASKTIIDRFGVHDKPEMIEKVIKGD, encoded by the coding sequence ATGGTACAAAAATACTTTAAAAAAGATGAATGGTTCTCAAATATAAAAGCAGATTCAATTTCAGGTCTTGTAGTAGCTCTTGCACTAATACCTGAAGCAATAGCTTTTTCAATTATTGCGGGAGTTGATCCAAAAATTGGTCTTTATGCATCTTTTTGTATTGCAGTTGTAATCTCTTTTGTGGGTGGAAGACCTGCAATGATTAGTGCTGCAACTGGAGCTATGGCTCTTTTAATGGTTACACTTGTAAAAGAGCATGGGCTTCAATATTTACTTGCAGCCACTATTTTAACAGGTGTTATTCAAATAATTTTAGGCTATCTTGGAGTTGCTAAACTTATGAGTTTTGTAGCACGAGCTGTTGTAATTGGATTTGTAAATGCTTTGGCTATTTTGATTTTTATGGCACAACTTCCAGAACTTACAGATGTAACTTGGCATGTTTATGCACTAACTGCTGTGGGACTTGGAATAATCTATTTATTTCCTTATATTCCAAAAATAGGAAAAATGCTTCCATCACCACTTGTTACAATTATTGTTTTAACTATTTTTGTATATTTTGTGGGTTGGGATGTAAGAAATGTAGCAGATATGGGAGAACTTCCTGATACTTTACCTATATTTTTGTGGCCAGAAGTTCCATTAACTTTAGAGACTTTATGGATTATTTTACCTTATTCTCTTGCTTTAGCAGTTGTTGGATTACTTGAATCATTTATGACAACAACAATAGTTGATGAACTAACAGATACTTCAAGTGATAAAACAAGAGAAGCAAAAGGGCAAGGAGTTGCAAATATAGCTTCTGGATGTATTGGTGGAATGGCTGGATGCGCGATGATTGGACAGTCAATAATAAATGTAAAATCAGGAGGGAGAGGAAGATTATCTACTTTTTTGGCAGGTTTTTATCTTTTAATTATGGTCGTATTTTTATCTGATATTATCTCAATTATTCCTATGGCCGCTTTGGTTGCTGTTATGATTATGGTATCTATTGGAACATTTGATTGGGCTTCAATAAAGAATCTAAAAACTCTACCACTTTCTACAAATATTGTAATGCTTTCAACTGTTGTTGTAACTGTTTATACTCATAATTTAGCCCTTGGAGTAATAACAGGAGTTCTGTTTGCTTCTTTATTTTTTGCAAATAAGATTTCACACTTTATGTCTTGTGAAACTTCATATAATGAGAATAAAAGTATCAAAACTTATAAGTTTATAGGACAGGTATTTTTTAATAGTGCAGATAAATTTTATGATAGCATAAATTTTAAAGAGGTTTTAGATAGAGTAATTATAGATGTTTCAAGAGCTCATTTTTGGGATATTTCTGCTGTTTATGCACTTGATAAAGTGGTTATAAAATTAAGAAGAGAAGGTGCTATTGTTGAAGTTATTGGACAAAATGAAGCAAGTAAAACTATAATTGATAGATTTGGTGTTCATGACAAACCTGAAATGATAGAAAAAGTAATCAAAGGAGATTAA
- the trpS gene encoding tryptophan--tRNA ligase, with product MRILSGIQPSGTIHIGNYFGMVKKMIESQNDGELFAFIASYHALTSVKDKEFLEKNSYEAAINFLALGMDIEKSTFWIQHDVKEVLELYWILSNHTSMGLLERAHSYKDKTSRGISASHGLFSYPVLMAADILLFDSNIVPVGRDQIQHVEMTRDIAISFNHAYKKDIFVLPTAKVDENVATVLGTDGAKMSKSYNNTIDMFTSTKERKKQVMKIVTDSKELDEPKEWENCNIYNISKLFMSDVELKDLQKRYETAGEGYGHFKLTLLEKIEDFFAPYEEKRAKLLENPIKVREMLSFGASKARKIASEKIREIRDIVGLI from the coding sequence TTGAGAATTTTATCAGGTATTCAACCATCAGGAACAATTCATATAGGAAACTACTTTGGTATGGTAAAAAAGATGATAGAGTCACAAAATGATGGTGAACTATTTGCTTTTATAGCTTCATATCATGCACTAACAAGTGTAAAAGATAAAGAGTTTTTAGAGAAAAACTCTTATGAAGCAGCTATAAATTTTTTGGCTCTTGGAATGGATATTGAGAAATCAACTTTTTGGATACAACACGATGTTAAAGAGGTTTTAGAGTTATACTGGATATTATCAAACCACACTTCTATGGGGCTATTAGAACGTGCTCACTCATACAAAGATAAAACTTCAAGAGGAATTAGTGCAAGTCATGGGCTTTTTTCATATCCAGTTTTAATGGCTGCTGATATTTTACTTTTTGATTCAAATATAGTTCCAGTTGGACGTGACCAAATACAACACGTTGAGATGACAAGAGATATTGCAATCTCATTTAATCATGCATATAAAAAAGATATTTTTGTTTTACCAACTGCAAAAGTAGATGAAAATGTTGCAACAGTTTTAGGAACTGATGGAGCTAAAATGAGTAAATCTTATAACAATACAATAGATATGTTTACAAGTACTAAAGAGCGAAAAAAACAAGTTATGAAAATAGTAACTGATTCAAAAGAGCTTGATGAGCCAAAAGAGTGGGAAAATTGCAATATTTACAATATCTCAAAACTATTTATGAGTGATGTTGAGTTAAAAGATTTACAAAAAAGATATGAAACAGCAGGTGAGGGTTATGGTCACTTTAAACTTACACTTCTTGAAAAAATAGAAGATTTTTTTGCACCTTATGAAGAAAAAAGAGCAAAACTTTTAGAAAATCCAATAAAGGTGCGAGAAATGCTCTCTTTTGGAGCTAGTAAAGCAAGAAAAATAGCAAGTGAAAAAATAAGAGAAATTAGAGATATAGTAGGCTTAATTTAA
- a CDS encoding ion transporter, giving the protein MYHKIKNIVDSAFFSKIIIYLIVLNGITMGLETSKTFMQSYGVYTTLFNQIVITIFTIEIALRIYVHRVSFFKDPWSLFDFFVVAISLVPTSSGFEILRVLRVLRLFRLITAVPQMRKIVSALISVIPGMLSVIALMTLFFYIFAIMSTQLFGEKFPLWFGTLGESFYTLFQIMTLESWSMGIVRPVMDVYPYAWVFFVPFIFVVTFVMINLVVAIIVDAMAILNKEEEQNIIDEIQLQDNSLNKEIKELRNEISELKHLLKNHLEK; this is encoded by the coding sequence ATGTATCATAAAATTAAAAATATCGTGGATAGTGCATTTTTTTCAAAAATAATTATCTATTTGATAGTTTTAAATGGTATTACAATGGGTTTAGAGACTTCAAAAACTTTTATGCAAAGTTATGGAGTTTACACAACATTATTTAATCAAATTGTTATTACGATTTTTACAATTGAGATTGCTTTGCGAATTTATGTTCACAGAGTATCTTTTTTCAAAGATCCTTGGAGTTTGTTTGATTTTTTTGTTGTAGCAATATCTTTAGTTCCTACAAGTTCAGGATTTGAAATACTAAGAGTCTTAAGAGTTTTAAGGCTATTTAGACTTATAACTGCTGTTCCTCAAATGAGAAAAATAGTTTCAGCACTAATTAGCGTAATTCCAGGAATGTTATCTGTAATTGCTTTAATGACACTGTTTTTTTATATTTTCGCAATTATGTCAACACAACTTTTTGGTGAGAAATTCCCCCTATGGTTTGGAACATTAGGTGAGTCGTTTTATACTCTATTTCAAATTATGACTTTAGAGTCTTGGTCTATGGGAATTGTAAGACCTGTAATGGATGTTTATCCTTATGCTTGGGTTTTCTTTGTTCCATTTATATTTGTAGTAACTTTTGTAATGATAAATTTAGTTGTAGCAATAATTGTTGATGCTATGGCTATTTTAAACAAAGAGGAAGAGCAAAATATAATAGATGAGATACAATTACAAGATAATAGTCTAAATAAAGAGATAAAAGAGCTAAGAAATGAGATTAGTGAGCTAAAACATTTACTAAAAAATCATTTAGAAAAATAG
- a CDS encoding AI-2E family transporter yields the protein MMDAINLKNYFFYFASFVVIIAGVKMASEVVVILFLAIFISSIFSSVLNLLKKRKIPKIISYLLLALIVLIVGFMFVYVINISLKDFLTNLPLYEEKLKNLVLNSIHLVQNYGFEIEIDRAKIMEVLNFGSFFGVTKNIIGSIGAFLSQFLLVIIGVAFILAESKSFQTKLKVIFRNNSKKLEHFNLFSYNIQKYFVVKSFTSFLTGFIVTLMLMLFDVDYPVLWGVIAMLFNFVPVIGSIVASIPAILLALMNLDIGSAIWVIVLYMVINISISNILEPKLMGRELGLSPLVIFFSLIFWGYILGIVGMFLAVPITMTLKIAFDSNSNSRWLGILMSDLSRKKLKRRV from the coding sequence ATGATGGATGCAATAAATTTAAAAAACTATTTTTTCTATTTTGCTAGTTTTGTAGTAATTATTGCTGGAGTTAAAATGGCAAGTGAAGTGGTAGTTATACTATTTTTAGCTATTTTTATATCTTCTATATTCTCATCTGTTTTAAATCTACTAAAAAAGAGAAAAATTCCAAAAATAATTTCATATTTACTTCTAGCTTTAATTGTTTTAATAGTTGGATTTATGTTTGTTTATGTAATAAATATCTCTTTAAAAGATTTTTTAACAAATCTTCCACTTTATGAAGAGAAACTAAAAAATTTGGTTTTAAACTCTATTCACCTTGTTCAAAATTATGGATTCGAGATTGAAATTGACAGAGCAAAAATTATGGAAGTTTTAAATTTCGGTTCTTTTTTTGGTGTAACTAAAAATATTATTGGAAGTATTGGAGCATTTTTATCTCAATTTTTATTGGTAATTATTGGAGTTGCATTTATTCTTGCTGAATCAAAATCTTTTCAAACAAAACTAAAAGTAATCTTTAGAAATAACTCAAAAAAACTAGAACATTTTAATCTATTCTCATATAACATTCAAAAATATTTTGTAGTTAAATCTTTTACAAGTTTTCTAACAGGATTTATAGTTACTTTGATGTTAATGCTTTTTGATGTTGATTATCCAGTTTTGTGGGGAGTTATAGCAATGCTATTTAACTTTGTTCCAGTAATTGGTTCAATAGTAGCTTCTATTCCTGCAATACTTTTAGCACTAATGAATCTTGATATTGGTTCTGCTATTTGGGTAATTGTGCTTTATATGGTAATTAATATATCTATTAGTAACATCTTAGAACCAAAGCTAATGGGAAGAGAGCTTGGCTTATCACCTTTAGTAATATTTTTCTCTTTGATATTTTGGGGTTATATTTTAGGAATTGTTGGAATGTTTTTGGCAGTTCCAATAACTATGACTTTAAAAATAGCTTTTGATTCAAACTCAAATAGCCGTTGGCTTGGTATTTTAATGTCTGATTTATCAAGAAAAAAACTAAAAAGAAGAGTTTAA
- a CDS encoding class I SAM-dependent DNA methyltransferase, protein MGLDLYARIEPYLDFEEEIYSLHKEFLKFIMVNDLDNIIDIGCGQGYFLNNLKVNKKKAFGIDLSIEQIKICQEKGLNAKAISLEDVEKLEEKFDCATAIFDVLNYIPKIELEKFILQVNKVLNRNAYFIFDVNTYFGFDEVAQGTINIDIEDKFIAIDAFFENDKLQTNITLFEKEESGKYTKEQDKIVQEYHKKEFLEKIIKNSGFEIVEIKEFFLHTNECADKLIFICKKYL, encoded by the coding sequence ATGGGGCTTGATTTATATGCAAGAATAGAGCCTTATTTAGATTTTGAAGAGGAGATTTACTCTCTTCACAAAGAGTTTTTGAAGTTTATTATGGTAAATGATTTGGACAATATCATCGATATTGGTTGTGGTCAAGGCTATTTTTTAAATAATTTAAAAGTAAACAAAAAAAAAGCTTTTGGTATTGATTTAAGTATTGAACAGATAAAAATATGTCAAGAAAAAGGCTTAAATGCAAAAGCAATATCTCTTGAAGATGTTGAAAAACTAGAAGAAAAATTTGATTGTGCAACTGCAATTTTTGATGTTTTAAACTATATTCCAAAAATTGAGCTAGAAAAATTTATTTTACAAGTTAATAAAGTTTTAAATCGAAATGCTTATTTTATATTTGATGTAAACACATATTTTGGTTTTGATGAAGTAGCTCAAGGGACTATAAATATTGATATTGAAGATAAGTTTATAGCGATTGATGCTTTTTTTGAAAATGATAAACTTCAAACAAATATTACACTTTTTGAAAAAGAAGAGAGTGGAAAATATACAAAAGAACAAGACAAAATAGTACAAGAGTACCATAAAAAAGAGTTTTTAGAAAAGATTATAAAAAACTCTGGTTTTGAGATTGTTGAGATAAAAGAGTTTTTTCTTCACACAAATGAGTGTGCAGATAAATTAATATTTATTTGTAAAAAATATTTATAA
- the hisG gene encoding ATP phosphoribosyltransferase yields MLTIALPKGRIADETLDRFEKAFGEKFVFEDRKLILEKSGFKFLNVRNQDVPTYVMHGAADLGVVGLDVLEEKEYDLIKLLDLKLGRCKVAFGLRAGEKLNFDKSKITIATKHEKIAKKYFEQKAMAVEIIKLYGSIELAPLVGLCDCIVDIVETGETMKQNGLEVGPTIMETTAHLIANKNSFYAKKDLIFDLKDKLEKFL; encoded by the coding sequence ATGCTAACAATCGCCCTTCCTAAAGGAAGAATTGCAGATGAAACTCTTGATAGATTTGAAAAAGCTTTTGGAGAGAAGTTTGTTTTTGAAGATAGAAAACTAATCTTAGAAAAAAGTGGTTTTAAATTTTTAAATGTAAGAAATCAAGATGTACCAACTTATGTTATGCATGGAGCTGCTGATTTAGGAGTTGTTGGGCTTGATGTTTTAGAAGAGAAAGAGTACGACTTAATAAAGCTTTTGGATTTAAAACTTGGCCGTTGTAAAGTTGCTTTTGGTTTAAGAGCTGGAGAGAAACTAAATTTTGATAAAAGTAAAATAACAATAGCTACAAAACATGAAAAAATAGCCAAAAAATATTTTGAACAAAAAGCTATGGCAGTAGAGATCATAAAACTTTATGGCTCTATTGAGCTAGCACCTTTGGTTGGGCTTTGTGACTGTATTGTTGATATTGTAGAAACTGGTGAAACTATGAAACAAAATGGTTTAGAAGTAGGACCAACAATAATGGAAACAACAGCTCACTTAATAGCAAATAAAAACTCATTTTATGCAAAAAAAGATTTGATTTTTGATTTAAAAGATAAGCTAGAGAAATTTTTATAA
- a CDS encoding type III pantothenate kinase, producing the protein MILCDIGNTSTKFLIDKNIKNYYKNDKIPKFEDDIFYISVNEKATKKLLKKNPHAKNLSSFINFKTDYLGLGIDRAVACSFEENAVIIDAGSAITVDIIENKKHMGGFIFLGLNSFLKSYKNISKKLEISKSDFEKNINLDKIPLQTKDAVFFALIKSIILPIIEICKNKNIIFTGGDGEFLSQFFENSIYKKNLIFENMKRIIDANNRPS; encoded by the coding sequence TTGATTTTATGTGATATTGGAAATACAAGTACAAAGTTTTTAATAGATAAAAATATAAAAAATTACTACAAAAATGATAAAATCCCAAAGTTTGAAGATGATATTTTTTATATAAGTGTAAATGAAAAAGCTACAAAAAAACTTCTTAAAAAAAATCCTCATGCAAAAAATTTATCTAGTTTTATAAATTTTAAAACTGATTATTTAGGTTTAGGAATAGATAGAGCAGTTGCATGTAGTTTTGAAGAAAATGCAGTTATCATTGATGCAGGAAGTGCAATAACTGTAGATATAATTGAAAACAAAAAACACATGGGTGGATTTATATTTTTGGGATTAAATAGTTTTTTAAAAAGTTATAAAAATATATCAAAAAAGCTAGAAATATCAAAAAGTGATTTTGAAAAAAATATTAATTTAGATAAAATACCGCTTCAAACAAAAGATGCTGTTTTTTTTGCTTTAATAAAATCTATCATTTTACCTATAATTGAGATTTGTAAAAATAAAAATATAATATTTACAGGTGGAGATGGAGAGTTTTTGAGCCAATTTTTTGAAAATAGTATATATAAAAAAAATTTAATATTTGAAAATATGAAAAGGATAATAGATGCTAACAATCGCCCTTCCTAA